From Triticum aestivum cultivar Chinese Spring chromosome 4A, IWGSC CS RefSeq v2.1, whole genome shotgun sequence, a single genomic window includes:
- the LOC123083929 gene encoding probable protein kinase At2g41970, whose translation MWCCAGEREEYHGPPPGSLAMPPPRAPAQARGPNAPRNGVGPAKVLPIDVPAVTLAELNRLTGNFGARSLVGEGSYGRVYRAKLATGETVAVKMFDNGGSGQSEAEFCAQLSVVSRLKCGHFTQLLGYCLELNNRIVLYEFATNGSLYDILHGKKGVQGAEPGPALTWGQRARVALGAARGLEYLHEKVQPSVIHRDVRSSNVLVFDGHEGKIADFNLTNQSADTAARLHSTKVLGTFGYHAPEYAMTGQLTHKSDVYSFGVVLLELLTGRKPVDHTMPKGQQSLVTWATPRLSEDKVMQCIDPKLNNDYPPKAVAKLAAVAALCVQYEADFRPNMTIVVKALQPLVGARPGGGDH comes from the exons ATGTGGTGCTGCGCCGGCGAGAGGGAGGAGTACCACGGCCCGCCGCCCGGCAGCCTTGCCATGCCGCCCCCGCGAGCACCAG CGCAAGCGAGAGGGCCGAACGCGCCGAGGAACGGCGTGGGGCCAGCCAAGGTGCTGCCGATCGACGTCCCGGCGGTGACACTGGCGGAGCTCAACCGCCTCACGGGCAACTTCGGCGCCCGGTCGCTGGTCGGGGAGGGGTCCTACGGCCGCGTGTACCGCGCCAAGCTAGCCACGGGGGAGACCGTGGCCGTCAAGATGTTCGACAACGGCGGCTCCGGGCAGTCGGAGGCCGAGTTCTGCGCGCAGCTGTCGGTGGTGTCGAGGCTCAAGTGCGGCCACTTCACGCAGCTGCTGGGCTACTGCCTGGAGCTCAACAACCGGATCGTGCTCTACGAGTTCGCCACCAACGGCTCGCTCTACGACATCCTGCACGGGAAGAAGGGCGTGCAGGGCGCCGAGCCCGGGCCGGCGCTCACGTGGGGCCAGCGCGCCCGGGTGGCCCTCGGCGCCGCCAGGGGCCTCGAGTACCTGCACGAGAAGGTGCAGCCGTCCGTGATCCACCGCGACGTCCGCTCCAGCAACGTGCTCGTGTTCGACGGCCACGAGGGCAAGATCGCCGACTTCAACCTCACCAACCAGTCCGCCGACACCGCCGCGCGCCTCCACTCCACCAAGGTGCTCGGTACGTTTGGGTACCACGCGCCCGAGTACGCCATGACGGGCCAGCTCACGCACAAGAGCGACGTCTACAGTTTTGGGGTCgtcctcctcgagctcctcaccGGCAGGAAGCCCGTCGACCACACCATGCCCAAAGGCCAGCAGAGCCTCGTCACCTGG GCCACGCCGAGACTGAGCGAGGACAAGGTCATGCAGTGCATCGATCCCAAGCTCAACAACGACTACCCGCCAAAAGCAGTGGCCAAG CTCGCGGCGGTGGCGGCCTTGTGCGTGCAGTATGAAGCCGACTTCAGGCCCAACATGACCATTGTCGTCAAGGCTCTCCAGCCACTTGTCGGTGCCCGTCCGGGAGGAGGAGATCACTAG
- the LOC123087068 gene encoding protein NRT1/ PTR FAMILY 8.3, translated as MAEAGDPTLEQGLLANPEESNQLTYTGDGSVDFSGNPVVKEKTGRWKACPFILGNECCERLAYYGISTNLVTYLTKKLHDGNSSAARNVTTWQGTCYLTPLIGAILADAYWGRYWTIATFSTIYFIGMSVLTLSASVPMLMPPSCEGAICPEASPLQYTVFFLGLYLIALGTGGIKPCVSSFGADQFDDTDPAERIQKGSFFNWFYFSINIGALISSSFLVWVQDNLGWGLGFGIPTVFMGLAIISFFAGTSLYRFQKPGGSPITRVCQVVAATLRKWNAPVPEDSSLLYELADGVSAIEGSRQLEHTDELRCLDKAATITDLDVKEDSFNNPWRVCTVTQVEELKILVRMFPVWATTIVFSAVYAQMSTMFVEQGMVLDPTIGSFKIPPASLSTFDVVSVIIWVPIYDSILVPIARRFTGKERGFSELQRMGIGLVISILAMSAAAVLEIKRLAIAREAHLVDQNVPVPLSILWQIPQYFLVGASEVFTFIGALEFFYDQSPDAMRSLCSALQLITTALGNYLSAFILTMVAYFTTRGGRPGWIPDNLNEGRLDYFFWLLAGLSFLNFLVYVLCANRFKSKKAA; from the exons ATGGCAGAGGCCGGCGACCCCACCCTGGAGCAGGGGCTCCTCGCTAACCCGGAG GAATCGAACCAACTTACATACACTGGAGATGGATCTGTCGACTTTTCGGGAAACCCTGTCGTGAAGGAGAAAACTGGCAGATGGAAGGCATGCCCATTCATCTTAG GTAATGAATGCTGTGAGCGGTTGGCCTATTATGGCATCTCGACAAACCTTGTGACTTACTTGACAAAAAAACTACATGATGGTAACTCCTCTGCTGCTAGAAATGTGACTACATGGCAGGGAACTTGCTATTTGACTCCCCTTATTGGAGCTATCCTGGCTGATGCATACTGGGGGAGGTATTGGACGATCGCAACGTTCTCCACAATATACTTCATT GGGATGTCAGTACTGACTCTTTCAGCATCAGTTCCTATGCTCATGCCTCCATCTTGTGAAGGAGCCATTTGCCCAGAAGCCAGTCCTTTGCAGTATACCGTATTTTTTCTTGGTCTTTACCTAATTGCGCTCGGCACTGGTGGAATCAAGCCATGTGTCTCATCTTTTGGAGCGGATCAATTTGATGACACAGATCCAGCTGAGCGAATCCAGAAGGGGTCTTTCTTCAATTGGTTCTATTTTTCAATAAACATTGGTGCCCTTATATCAAGCAGTTTTCTGGTTTGGGTGCAAGACAATTTAGGATGGGGATTAGGCTTTGGCATTCCGACCGTATTCATGGGTCTTGCCATCATAAGCTTCTTTGCCGGCACCTCACTTTATAGATTCCAAAAGCCAGGTGGCAGTCCTATCACACGAGTATGCCAGGTAGTTGCTGCCACTTTGCGCAAGTGGAACGCACCTGTTCCAGAGGACAGCTCTCTCTTGTACGAGCTAGCAGATGGGGTTTCAGCAATCGAAGGGAGTCGGCAATTGGAGCACACTGATGAACTCAG ATGTCTGGACAAGGCGGCTACAATTACTGATCTTGATGTGAAAGAAGATAGCTTCAACAACCCATGGCGGGTGTGCACCGTCACCCAGGTGGAGGAACTGAAGATATTGGTAAGGATGTTCCCTGTCTGGGCAACAACAATTGTGTTTTCGGCCGTCTATGCTCAGATGTCCACCATGTTTGTGGAACAAGGGATGGTGCTTGATCCAACAATCGGCTCATTCAAGATCCCTCCAGCATCTCTATCCACCTTCGACGTGGTCAGTGTCATTATATGGGTTCCTATCTATGACAGCATCCTGGTCCCAATAGCCAGGAGGTTCACCGGCAAGGAGAGGGGCTTTTCAGAGCTCCAGCGGATGGGCATCGGCCTGGTAATCTCCATCCTCGCAATGTCAGCAGCCGCGGTCCTCGAGATAAAGAGGCTGGCCATCGCCAGGGAGGCGCACCTGGTGGACCAGAACGTCCCGGTTCCGCTGAGCATCCTGTGGCAAATCCCTCAGTACTTCCTGGTCGGCGCCTCGGAGGTGTTCACCTTCATCGGGGCGCTCGAGTTCTTCTACGACCAGTCGCCGGACGCCATGCGGAGCCTCTGCAGTGCGCTGCAGCTCATCACCACCGCGCTCGGGAACTACCTCAGCGCCTTCATCCTCACGATGGTCGCCTACTTCACGACCAGGGGAGGGAGGCCCGGGTGGATCCCTGACAACCTCAACGAGGGGCGCCTTGATTACTTCTTCTGGCTGCTCGCGGGGCTCAGCTTTCTCAACTTTTTGGTGTACGTGCTGTGCGCCAACAGGTTCAAGAGCAAGAAAGCGGCTTGA